GCCACAGCAGTGACGATAACCCGGCGAACATCACCCCGAGTGCATCTGTACGCAATACGAAATCAACACCACCGACGACCTGGAAGCTGAAAACATCCTCATATCCAGCGGCTACCCGCCTGACCATTAGGGTAACCAGAACAATATTAACGACCGCAGCCAGCAGATTAATCGTGGTACGTAGACGGCGGGACTCTTCCGGCAGCGCAAAAATAATCACGGTGACCAGCAGCGCGATAGCCAGCGCGGTGATGGGTAGCCACGCAGCAGTCATACGCCACCTCCCTGCATCAATTCCAATGGAAAATGCGCCAAAAGCCCCAGCGCGAAAGCAGCCAACGCCAGCGTCAGGGCGATTAAGTCCATTCCCGGCGCAAGCGGCTGATAACGCTGACGCGGTGCCGACTCGTCAAACGAATAGCGAAACATGCGGAATATATAGGCGGCGGTTAGTAACGTACCGACAAGCAGTGCCGCCACGGCCCACCACTGCTGGGTGATGATCATGGCCTCAAAGAGCAGCCATTTTGCGGTAAAACCAGCACTCGGCGGCAGGCCCATCAACGTGATGGCAGCAATGCCAAACACTAACAGTGAAAGCGGCAAGCGTCGGCTGGTGCCGGCCAAGCCCTTTAAGGTACTTTCACCGGTCGCCAGAATCAGGTTTCCGGCAGCCATAAACATCGCGGCCTTGGCAAAGGCGTGCCCCATTAGCTGCAGCCAAAAGCCTTCCCACGCTAAGGCGCGAGGCAGCGGCGCGACGTCTGCTCCCAGCAGCAGCGGAAAAATCACCATCAAATAACCCAGCTGCGCGACGGTTGATGAGGCAACCAAGGTTTTCAGTGAGTCGGTACGCCATGCTAATAGGCCACCCCATACAATCGCCAGCATGCCTAGCCAGGCGATAACACGCGATGCGTAGAAAGCATCCGGCAGTAGGATGCTCCACAGCAGCACCAGCATAAACAGCGAAGCTTTGATCACCAGCCCGGCATGCAGTGCACTCACCGGCGTCCAGGCATTTTCGTGGACAGGCGACAGCCAGGCATGCAGCGGAAACAGCGCGGCTTTCAGTGCAAGCCCCGCGCCCATCAGCGCCGCAGCGAACCATGCCACGGGGCCGGGCTCTATTGTCTCGGCCAAGCCCTGTAAATCTAACCGGCCCCAGTGGCCTAAAATCAAAGCAACGCCCAGTAGATAAGCCAGCGACCCCACCAGCGCTAGCAGCAAATAGCGCATCCCAGCCTTAAGGGCAGGCGCTTTACCCGATAGCAGCAGCATGCCAACCGCCGCCAAGCCCATCAGCTCCAAGGCGACATAGAGTGTGAGTAGATCCGTGGCTAGCCACATTAATGAAAGCGCGCTTATCAACGTGCCCATCAGCGGCCAAAGCCAGCGTGCCATCGGGCCGGGGTCGCTTAAGCGCAAATAGCCGGGCGTATATAGCGCTGCGGCAAAGCCAATCCACTGGGTCGTTAACAGCAGCAGCACGCTGAGCCCATTTAAGCGCAGCGACAGATGGATGTCTGCGACGGCCCACTGCCAACGCAGCAGACCCGCATCGTTAAATGCCAATAGCAGCATTACACCAGCCGCCACTATCGGCGCACCGGCAAGTAGCACGGGCCATACTCGCTTAGGGGGGAATAATGCCGCCAGCAGCCCCATCAACAGCGGCAGGCAAAGCGCCGTCAACAGCGCCCAGTGGGTTGTGGCAAGCGGCTCAAAGGTGCTATCAAAGAGGCCAAAGCGCCAGATCATGTCGCACTCTCCTTGGGCCCGCTGTCGTGGTCCAAGGCATCGACCCCTTCCAAATGTACAAGCTGCCTTATTAGCAGAGCGCCGAGCATCGACCCAAGTGCCGCCACT
This DNA window, taken from Vreelandella profundi, encodes the following:
- a CDS encoding complex I subunit 5 family protein, with protein sequence MIWRFGLFDSTFEPLATTHWALLTALCLPLLMGLLAALFPPKRVWPVLLAGAPIVAAGVMLLLAFNDAGLLRWQWAVADIHLSLRLNGLSVLLLLTTQWIGFAAALYTPGYLRLSDPGPMARWLWPLMGTLISALSLMWLATDLLTLYVALELMGLAAVGMLLLSGKAPALKAGMRYLLLALVGSLAYLLGVALILGHWGRLDLQGLAETIEPGPVAWFAAALMGAGLALKAALFPLHAWLSPVHENAWTPVSALHAGLVIKASLFMLVLLWSILLPDAFYASRVIAWLGMLAIVWGGLLAWRTDSLKTLVASSTVAQLGYLMVIFPLLLGADVAPLPRALAWEGFWLQLMGHAFAKAAMFMAAGNLILATGESTLKGLAGTSRRLPLSLLVFGIAAITLMGLPPSAGFTAKWLLFEAMIITQQWWAVAALLVGTLLTAAYIFRMFRYSFDESAPRQRYQPLAPGMDLIALTLALAAFALGLLAHFPLELMQGGGV